The Pedobacter roseus genome contains a region encoding:
- a CDS encoding PKD domain-containing protein: protein MSDTNTKQVNSNSQGYVILYILLAVLLLTGLIFLFKSSLFEKRAIDARILKDEIYLNEDLVFTDNTPKASKWLWEFGNGEKATTKTGAYHYTKPDTYIVRLTVDGELRQEFPVTVRDTVHTPVIDSVLTISGPTAGLVNEEIRLEGDGEGKDFEWSFGETGRVDVKGKTALYTYRAPGKYVVRLRSDKSRKPAFLNILITDPNAEIVEDLVAPGDGERKTIDDIRARLQAIANGADFNSNYYYLVNKYMCGNEKVTVNVEMNGKKKQTDIYSYCMGLTFGGEIAVDEAQLTIKPNSTCASLLNIKQHSGTAQPAATNAEATAKTK from the coding sequence ATGTCTGACACAAACACCAAGCAAGTTAATTCAAATTCGCAGGGCTATGTTATTCTTTACATTTTATTAGCTGTATTGCTCTTAACAGGCCTTATTTTCTTATTTAAAAGTTCATTGTTCGAAAAAAGAGCAATTGATGCGCGAATTTTAAAAGATGAAATTTATTTAAACGAAGATTTAGTTTTCACTGATAATACCCCAAAAGCTTCAAAATGGTTATGGGAATTCGGAAATGGTGAAAAAGCCACTACTAAAACCGGCGCTTACCATTATACTAAACCTGATACTTACATTGTACGCCTAACTGTTGATGGCGAACTTCGCCAGGAATTTCCGGTTACGGTAAGAGATACCGTACACACACCGGTTATAGACAGTGTATTAACCATCAGCGGGCCAACTGCCGGTTTGGTTAATGAAGAAATCAGGTTAGAGGGTGATGGCGAAGGAAAAGATTTCGAATGGTCTTTCGGCGAAACCGGCCGTGTAGATGTGAAAGGTAAAACAGCCTTATACACTTACCGCGCACCAGGTAAATATGTAGTTCGTTTACGCTCTGATAAAAGCCGCAAGCCTGCTTTCTTAAATATTTTGATTACCGATCCTAATGCCGAAATTGTAGAAGATCTTGTTGCCCCTGGTGATGGTGAACGTAAAACCATCGATGATATCAGGGCCCGCCTACAAGCCATTGCCAACGGTGCCGATTTTAATTCCAATTATTACTACCTCGTTAACAAATATATGTGCGGCAACGAAAAAGTAACAGTTAATGTAGAAATGAACGGGAAGAAAAAACAGACCGATATTTATTCATACTGCATGGGGCTAACTTTTGGGGGCGAAATTGCCGTTGATGAAGCGCAGCTCACCATTAAGCCAAACTCTACCTGTGCCAGTTTATTAAACATCAAACAACATTCGGGAACGGCCCAGCCTGCGGCAACAAATGCCGAAGCTACTGCCAAAACAAAATAG
- a CDS encoding GPW/gp25 family protein produces MSENFYNKPFRFKSLFSGTGLQPADLGRSISNHIELIIFTRFGEHRYHNDFGCEIWDLDFELIVSESIWEEKFRKSLLKSITDYEFRIYNTAVEVRITEVENVYPLRKITEIKKKVDISVRALIKTTGEKYFFNTALFLSPLST; encoded by the coding sequence ATGTCTGAAAATTTTTACAACAAACCCTTCAGATTTAAGTCTCTTTTCTCGGGCACTGGGCTACAGCCTGCTGACCTCGGAAGATCGATTTCAAACCACATAGAACTGATCATTTTTACCCGCTTTGGGGAGCACCGGTACCATAATGATTTTGGTTGTGAGATATGGGACCTCGATTTTGAATTAATCGTAAGTGAAAGCATCTGGGAGGAAAAATTCCGCAAATCGCTGTTGAAATCGATCACTGATTACGAGTTCAGAATCTATAATACTGCGGTAGAAGTACGCATTACGGAAGTAGAGAATGTATATCCTTTGCGTAAGATAACGGAGATCAAAAAAAAGGTAGATATTAGTGTCCGGGCACTGATAAAAACCACAGGTGAAAAATATTTTTTTAATACTGCTTTATTCCTCAGCCCGCTATCAACCTAA
- a CDS encoding type VI secretion system transmembrane protein TssO gives MIKLSIKERREQFLFFVALFIFTVGLLSFGIFYSNTSRYEISKEELEVKINENEAFESMVKETSPTIDTTYKQITRYNPNVQAVFLKNDIQNSLGSIRAAFDRKASDSRYKIFVQTAQLYDRLFYDRQEQNRNISDIELHKRQLDDCITNRRQLQQTMSAR, from the coding sequence ATGATAAAATTAAGCATAAAAGAAAGGCGCGAACAATTCTTGTTTTTTGTGGCGCTGTTTATTTTTACAGTTGGGCTTTTAAGCTTCGGTATTTTTTATAGCAATACCTCGCGCTACGAAATTTCTAAAGAAGAGCTCGAAGTTAAGATTAATGAGAACGAAGCATTCGAAAGCATGGTGAAAGAAACTTCGCCTACCATCGATACCACTTATAAACAGATTACCCGCTATAATCCAAACGTACAAGCTGTTTTCTTAAAAAACGATATCCAAAACTCATTAGGCTCTATCAGGGCAGCGTTTGACCGTAAAGCTTCAGACTCGCGCTACAAAATATTTGTTCAAACCGCTCAGCTGTACGACAGATTATTTTACGATAGACAGGAACAGAACAGAAACATTTCAGATATCGAACTGCATAAAAGGCAACTAGACGACTGCATTACCAACAGGCGCCAGTTGCAGCAAACCATGTCTGCACGATAA
- a CDS encoding Na+/H+ antiporter produces MHTILPFLLAMVAIIVLLNMWATKLKIAYPILLVVGGLLISFIPGLPKVKIDPNLIFFIFLPPLLFEAAWSISFKEMKKWWRIIGSFAFLVVFFTALSVALVTNYLIPGFTIAIGFLLGGIVSPPDAVSTAAITKFVKIPKSTAAILEGESLLNDASSLIIFRFALVTVGTGQFIWQDAAGSFLWMVIGGAGIGLLLGWVFVRLHKYLPTDAPSDIALMLIEPYFMYWIAEQVHSSGVLAVVSGGLFMSARRLVFLSSTSRIRAFSVWESFIFILNGVVFLIIGLELPEIRDGLRSQGIPLSTAIGYGLLVTGVLIAARIISSYAAMFATLIFRPSVTPATRSKRTLMFMPLLLGWTGMRGVVSLAAALAIPLTFDNGKAFPQRDLILFITFVVILLTLLVQGLTLPSIIKRTGAFGFIFNQENEETVKQNMKQGLKQHSYQFLKNKYDNELNGHAGMEKLLRHWEEKSKASDDSWMNDQIKTIFIEMLESQREYLTALNKDPAINEEIIRHQLYQIDLEEERLRII; encoded by the coding sequence ATGCATACCATTTTACCATTTTTGCTCGCCATGGTGGCCATTATTGTGCTGCTAAATATGTGGGCCACCAAACTTAAAATTGCTTACCCGATTTTATTGGTTGTTGGTGGCTTACTAATCAGTTTCATACCCGGGTTGCCGAAGGTAAAAATAGATCCCAACCTCATATTTTTTATATTTCTTCCCCCGTTATTATTTGAAGCTGCCTGGTCAATCTCTTTTAAAGAAATGAAAAAATGGTGGCGCATTATTGGTAGTTTTGCCTTTCTGGTTGTTTTTTTTACCGCACTTTCTGTAGCACTGGTTACCAATTATCTTATTCCGGGGTTTACAATCGCTATAGGGTTTTTATTGGGAGGTATTGTTTCTCCACCTGATGCAGTGAGCACAGCAGCCATTACAAAATTTGTAAAAATCCCAAAATCTACTGCTGCTATTTTAGAAGGAGAAAGTTTATTAAACGATGCTTCCTCATTAATCATCTTCCGTTTTGCGTTGGTTACAGTGGGTACGGGTCAGTTTATCTGGCAAGATGCGGCTGGTAGCTTTTTATGGATGGTAATTGGTGGTGCAGGCATTGGTTTATTGTTAGGCTGGGTATTTGTTCGGCTGCATAAGTATTTACCTACCGATGCACCTTCTGATATTGCATTGATGCTCATTGAGCCTTATTTTATGTATTGGATTGCCGAACAGGTGCATAGTTCTGGCGTGTTGGCCGTAGTGAGTGGCGGATTGTTTATGTCGGCAAGGAGACTGGTGTTTTTAAGCAGCACCAGCCGAATCAGGGCATTTAGTGTGTGGGAGAGTTTTATCTTTATTTTAAACGGTGTCGTTTTTTTAATTATTGGTCTGGAGCTTCCTGAAATCAGGGATGGACTGCGTTCACAAGGTATTCCCCTAAGTACTGCCATTGGCTATGGCTTATTGGTTACCGGCGTATTGATTGCGGCCCGCATCATCAGTTCTTATGCTGCCATGTTTGCTACCCTCATCTTCCGCCCGAGCGTAACTCCCGCTACGCGTTCTAAACGGACACTGATGTTTATGCCCCTACTGCTTGGCTGGACAGGTATGCGTGGAGTAGTTTCATTAGCCGCAGCTTTGGCAATACCTTTAACATTCGATAACGGAAAGGCCTTTCCACAAAGAGATTTGATCTTGTTCATCACTTTTGTGGTGATATTGCTTACGCTTCTGGTACAAGGTCTTACGCTTCCATCCATTATAAAACGTACAGGGGCCTTTGGTTTTATATTTAATCAGGAAAATGAAGAAACGGTTAAACAAAACATGAAACAGGGCTTAAAACAACACAGTTATCAGTTTCTTAAAAATAAATACGATAATGAATTGAATGGACATGCTGGTATGGAAAAGTTGTTAAGGCATTGGGAAGAAAAATCGAAAGCCAGCGATGACAGCTGGATGAACGACCAGATAAAAACCATTTTTATCGAGATGCTCGAAAGCCAGCGGGAATATCTTACTGCGCTAAATAAAGATCCTGCTATTAATGAGGAAATCATCCGCCATCAATTATACCAGATCGACCTTGAAGAGGAAAGATTGAGAATTATTTGA
- a CDS encoding type VI secretion system TssO: MKPINAIEIRTAYTRFILNFVFLTLFSILSIYLFFAASDYEYTLLDKKVKETEKLSYLRKDINTNFDLILLRFKELAQYRDYNANEMSKQSILLGDIQSANNRIKDLVSKKTQTSPSFELYEKLNKNVGAMADLQDSLINTRGDIQRYKEQINDCHRANQAAANKIKNGRFGR; encoded by the coding sequence ATGAAACCCATTAACGCCATCGAAATTAGAACTGCTTATACCAGGTTTATTTTAAACTTTGTATTCCTGACGCTTTTCTCCATCCTTTCTATTTACCTCTTTTTTGCAGCATCCGATTATGAGTACACTTTACTCGATAAAAAGGTTAAAGAGACCGAAAAGCTATCTTATTTAAGAAAAGATATCAATACCAATTTCGACCTTATTCTGCTCCGCTTTAAAGAACTTGCCCAATACCGCGATTATAACGCCAATGAAATGAGCAAGCAGAGCATCCTGCTAGGCGATATTCAAAGTGCCAATAACAGGATTAAAGATCTTGTATCCAAAAAAACACAAACCAGTCCGAGTTTCGAATTATACGAAAAACTGAACAAAAATGTTGGTGCCATGGCCGATCTGCAAGATTCGCTCATTAACACACGCGGCGATATCCAACGGTATAAAGAACAGATCAACGATTGCCACCGTGCAAACCAGGCTGCTGCAAATAAAATTAAAAACGGAAGATTCGGCCGATAA
- a CDS encoding TssN family type VI secretion system protein: protein MDVQSFFIRFLLFPLIFLVSTAVLSIINKKNQFLNNKRLIVSVLLIGIILAIPGFLGFLNFNFMPWGYIICCIFYLIMGSLFVYLLTKYYPKDLLERKVFIFFATLVSAILSVYLFQLAFNWLSSVNFGWFGAGSIICFFVPLIFWWAYVALLGIPSEIYKIWRYPDTPLDINMDHVDFNRLLVLELELYKKSSDPEPLKVKVKAVENMNFGIWFHKFIDDYNLKFAKSPVEFKGDDMENYKWIFFIKTSFFKRNIFIDPDLDIIENGITEKMTIYAKRVSENVNKPNEVGESAIFI, encoded by the coding sequence ATGGACGTTCAATCATTTTTTATTCGCTTTCTCTTATTCCCGCTGATCTTTCTGGTGTCAACGGCAGTACTTTCTATCATTAACAAGAAGAACCAGTTTCTCAATAACAAAAGACTCATCGTAAGTGTTCTGCTTATTGGTATTATTTTAGCAATTCCGGGTTTTCTGGGTTTTCTGAACTTTAATTTCATGCCATGGGGCTACATTATCTGTTGTATTTTCTACCTTATAATGGGTTCTCTTTTTGTTTATCTGTTAACAAAATACTACCCTAAAGATTTACTGGAGCGTAAGGTTTTTATCTTTTTTGCTACTTTAGTTTCGGCTATTTTATCGGTGTATCTGTTTCAATTGGCCTTTAATTGGTTAAGTTCGGTAAACTTTGGCTGGTTTGGTGCAGGCAGTATCATCTGCTTTTTTGTACCGCTAATTTTTTGGTGGGCCTATGTTGCCTTATTGGGCATCCCTTCAGAAATTTACAAAATCTGGAGATATCCTGATACTCCGCTGGACATTAATATGGACCACGTAGATTTTAACCGCTTATTAGTATTAGAACTGGAGCTGTACAAAAAAAGCAGCGACCCCGAACCTTTAAAGGTAAAGGTAAAAGCGGTAGAAAATATGAACTTCGGTATCTGGTTCCATAAGTTTATTGATGATTACAATTTGAAGTTTGCCAAAAGCCCTGTAGAGTTTAAAGGCGATGATATGGAGAACTACAAATGGATTTTCTTTATCAAAACTTCCTTTTTTAAACGGAATATCTTTATCGATCCGGATCTTGATATCATTGAAAACGGCATTACCGAAAAAATGACGATTTATGCGAAACGCGTATCGGAAAATGTAAATAAGCCTAACGAAGTTGGCGAAAGTGCTATCTTTATCTAA
- a CDS encoding alkaline phosphatase family protein, translating to MKTSKLLTSLVYLMILSMISCKKADTASSEEKISDQQSLSKNALLAKPKKVLFIGIDGCVWKAITASNAPNLKTLMDQSYTSTNALAQVPTWSSNGWSALFTGVGVAKHKASDNSFSGSDFVNYPSFFRQIKTSLPALRTASIVTWSSINDFIVATQDVTVKQNSASDNATETRIIQEITTSNTDVAFCHFDDVDHAGHASNYRTTTQMYMDSVKAVDARVGRILTALKARPTYNNEDWLIVVATDHGGDASHGGASYLEQNAFIILNNSAITPQLVNALPTTATESTPHSISTVDFKTNIYGQLPALSNFNLGATSSFTIEFRARATSATSDPVIIGNKNWASGYNKGIIISNRNGVIRANFGDGTHRLDVDGVDLTDQLWHQVAIVVNRSTQKATIYDGGVQVAEGNISAVGDLESGTTFKIGQDGTGNYNPYFTGNISEIRLFKSALPASSISAYSFTAITSSHPQNADLVLYTKGNEGSGTSYNGSLVTPKIDILTKNSATITWTALTTPIFKRKTTDYHGAPYLYNVAPTILKFLGIAKPAYYDGSTLINF from the coding sequence ATGAAAACATCAAAGCTTTTAACATCCCTGGTTTATCTGATGATCCTGTCGATGATTTCCTGTAAAAAGGCCGACACAGCTTCTTCAGAGGAAAAAATTTCAGATCAACAATCTTTATCAAAAAATGCTTTGCTTGCAAAGCCCAAAAAAGTATTATTTATCGGTATAGATGGCTGTGTTTGGAAAGCCATTACAGCTTCAAATGCACCAAACCTTAAAACATTGATGGACCAATCGTACACCAGTACCAACGCCCTGGCACAGGTGCCAACCTGGTCATCTAATGGTTGGTCCGCATTATTTACCGGAGTTGGTGTGGCCAAGCACAAAGCATCCGACAATAGTTTTTCAGGTTCAGACTTTGTAAATTACCCTTCTTTTTTTAGGCAGATCAAAACCAGTTTACCTGCGCTGCGTACTGCATCGATTGTAACCTGGTCGTCCATTAACGATTTTATAGTAGCCACTCAGGATGTAACTGTGAAGCAGAACAGTGCAAGCGACAACGCCACGGAAACCAGGATTATCCAGGAGATTACCACCAGTAATACTGATGTCGCGTTTTGCCATTTCGATGATGTAGATCATGCCGGGCACGCCAGTAATTATAGAACCACTACTCAAATGTATATGGACTCTGTAAAAGCTGTTGATGCACGCGTAGGAAGAATTTTAACGGCTTTAAAAGCAAGACCAACTTATAACAATGAAGATTGGCTAATCGTTGTTGCTACAGATCATGGTGGTGATGCCAGCCACGGTGGGGCCAGTTACCTGGAGCAGAATGCTTTTATTATTTTGAATAATAGTGCCATTACACCTCAACTGGTAAATGCATTGCCAACTACTGCAACAGAATCAACGCCACATAGCATTTCTACAGTCGATTTTAAAACCAATATTTATGGTCAGTTGCCTGCCCTTAGTAATTTTAACCTTGGCGCAACCAGTAGCTTTACCATCGAGTTTAGGGCAAGGGCAACATCAGCTACAAGCGATCCGGTAATTATCGGAAATAAAAACTGGGCAAGTGGTTACAATAAAGGGATTATCATTTCCAATAGAAATGGGGTAATCAGGGCTAATTTTGGTGATGGCACCCATAGGCTTGATGTTGATGGCGTTGATTTAACCGATCAGCTTTGGCACCAGGTAGCCATTGTGGTTAACCGCAGCACGCAAAAAGCAACCATATACGATGGTGGCGTACAAGTTGCAGAAGGTAATATTTCTGCCGTAGGCGATTTAGAAAGTGGTACCACATTTAAAATAGGACAGGATGGTACGGGTAATTATAATCCTTACTTTACTGGTAATATTTCAGAAATCAGGTTGTTCAAATCTGCTTTACCTGCAAGCAGTATCAGTGCTTATAGTTTTACGGCCATAACTTCGTCGCACCCACAAAATGCTGACCTCGTTTTGTATACTAAAGGAAATGAAGGCTCAGGAACAAGCTATAACGGAAGTTTGGTTACACCTAAAATAGATATTCTGACCAAAAATAGCGCAACTATTACCTGGACTGCCTTAACTACCCCTATATTCAAACGTAAAACAACAGATTATCATGGCGCGCCTTATTTATACAATGTGGCACCTACCATATTAAAATTCCTGGGTATAGCTAAGCCTGCTTATTACGATGGCAGTACGCTGATTAATTTTTAA
- a CDS encoding type VI secretion system baseplate subunit TssF, translating into MKPVFYSSKDEIRNRIVKNAEDFWNVKDSNDFDPLVRLIIEALSNELFNVANDVKNLENRIFDKISRILAPDHLTSSLPAHAIMHARPIEQEDYLSPYSQFAFKKNIQQENDKPKKTDIFFSPLHNVKVNNASIKYIATGNTLFDVEQMGKRPAHNTLPGTLLDKNTLYIGFSGINNWMDFNKLNLFFDWKNYSVPENTYDLLSLGKWFYKENELTGYTERFMDEPLTGKIQAPFQHKQLLNLIKADVLQFYSNRFITLGDLNDFNIDDTKELPAEFANLFQPAALNKIDDSVKWLKVVFPAAINQEMLNELHIYINAFPVVNKRLSQIKHRLKTMNNIIPIKTEALDQMLAVENLKDNKGKSYNEIPYTNENEKGDGSFSIRYGGTERFDTRNAKELVDYLFELLRDEKAAFSAYGPDFLSTILKNLEQNIALIEQKSRSALKDIKELPSYIVLKPIDDADILFLDIWVTQAEEANHINAGSRLAVYDNNKVNAESIFLLSQTKGGRSRLNATNRVQAYKYGLTTADRIITKADVINFCRYELGNKLKSISLAKGLIMDNKPNAGFIKTTDILIEPADNLKLDAQDWEELLSLTLAKLNLRSTMNVHYRLMLKPALYRAV; encoded by the coding sequence ATGAAACCAGTTTTTTATTCATCCAAAGACGAAATCCGGAACAGAATTGTAAAAAATGCCGAAGATTTCTGGAATGTTAAAGACAGTAACGACTTCGATCCATTGGTAAGGTTGATTATTGAGGCCCTAAGCAACGAGCTTTTTAATGTTGCCAATGATGTAAAAAATCTGGAGAACAGAATCTTTGATAAGATCAGCCGCATCCTGGCTCCCGATCATTTAACTTCATCTTTACCGGCACATGCCATTATGCATGCGAGACCTATTGAACAGGAAGATTACCTATCGCCTTACAGCCAGTTTGCTTTTAAGAAAAACATTCAGCAGGAAAATGATAAACCGAAGAAAACCGATATTTTTTTTAGCCCACTCCATAATGTAAAAGTTAATAATGCATCGATAAAATATATTGCTACCGGGAATACACTTTTTGACGTAGAACAAATGGGCAAACGGCCCGCCCATAATACACTGCCTGGTACTTTGCTTGATAAAAACACCCTTTATATTGGCTTTAGCGGGATAAATAACTGGATGGATTTTAATAAACTGAATTTATTTTTCGACTGGAAAAACTATTCGGTGCCTGAAAACACTTACGACCTGTTATCGTTAGGAAAATGGTTTTACAAAGAAAACGAACTCACAGGTTATACCGAGCGCTTTATGGACGAGCCTTTAACGGGTAAAATACAGGCTCCTTTTCAACATAAACAATTGCTTAACCTGATTAAAGCCGACGTGCTGCAATTTTACAGCAACAGGTTTATTACCCTTGGCGACCTTAACGATTTCAACATTGACGACACGAAGGAGCTTCCTGCCGAGTTTGCAAACTTATTTCAACCAGCTGCACTAAATAAGATCGATGATTCGGTAAAATGGCTTAAGGTAGTTTTTCCGGCCGCCATTAATCAGGAAATGCTGAATGAGCTACATATTTATATCAATGCCTTCCCGGTTGTAAATAAGCGGTTAAGCCAGATTAAACACAGGCTTAAAACGATGAACAACATTATCCCTATTAAAACTGAAGCGCTCGACCAGATGCTGGCAGTAGAAAACCTGAAGGATAACAAGGGAAAAAGTTATAACGAAATTCCTTATACCAACGAGAACGAAAAAGGTGATGGTTCTTTTTCAATCAGGTATGGGGGTACGGAGCGTTTTGATACCAGAAATGCAAAAGAACTGGTAGATTATCTATTTGAATTATTACGCGATGAAAAAGCTGCATTTTCAGCCTACGGACCTGATTTTTTAAGCACAATTCTTAAAAACCTGGAACAAAACATTGCACTTATTGAACAAAAAAGCCGTTCGGCACTTAAAGATATAAAAGAACTGCCCAGTTATATTGTATTGAAACCGATTGATGATGCCGATATTTTATTTTTAGATATCTGGGTTACGCAGGCCGAAGAAGCCAATCATATTAATGCAGGCAGCCGCCTGGCGGTATATGATAATAATAAAGTTAACGCAGAGAGTATTTTTTTACTAAGCCAAACAAAAGGTGGCCGATCGAGATTAAATGCAACGAACAGGGTGCAGGCTTACAAATATGGCTTAACCACTGCCGACCGGATTATTACTAAAGCAGATGTGATCAACTTTTGCCGCTACGAACTTGGGAATAAACTAAAAAGCATTAGCCTGGCCAAAGGCTTGATAATGGATAATAAGCCAAATGCAGGGTTCATTAAAACCACTGATATTTTGATCGAACCAGCAGATAACCTTAAACTCGACGCGCAAGATTGGGAAGAGCTTTTGAGTTTAACATTGGCAAAATTAAATCTGAGAAGTACTATGAATGTGCATTACCGGTTAATGTTAAAGCCAGCTTTGTATAGGGCGGTTTAG
- a CDS encoding type VI secretion system baseplate subunit TssG: MKKESLINNELFTDYKAVAHAADLIERKVIDADRIEIIPVGPDKRAFAKDIESTTAYYSEKRRHERIRINTNREGLYDMLPEGLFHRPPTGSAGMDEESMIKDIRDRREEEKEARLFFTPFDAEINYVRIMTELYENMLDKKTTYADLSQIFEFGWDEFNLLNKEQSIIWMHLLPEIQQKRNDIDFVSKVLTALFNLPIAIVDATANIAPVKIAEEMQMQLGASALGIDTIIGDSFTPEHEAYNINIGPTSPQELIKFIPGQKNRAIMDMAISYLMPVDAEVNVELLTATDYQETVLSENGESAFLGYTVYI; the protein is encoded by the coding sequence ATGAAAAAAGAAAGTTTGATTAATAACGAACTCTTTACAGATTATAAAGCTGTAGCACATGCTGCAGACCTGATTGAACGTAAGGTAATTGATGCAGACAGGATAGAAATTATACCAGTTGGGCCTGATAAACGCGCTTTTGCCAAAGATATCGAAAGTACCACAGCTTATTATTCGGAGAAAAGAAGGCACGAACGCATCCGCATCAACACCAACCGCGAAGGTTTGTATGATATGCTGCCCGAAGGGCTTTTCCACAGGCCGCCAACAGGCAGTGCTGGCATGGATGAGGAATCGATGATAAAAGACATCAGAGATAGGAGAGAGGAAGAAAAGGAAGCCAGGTTATTTTTTACTCCCTTTGATGCTGAAATTAATTATGTAAGGATCATGACCGAGTTGTATGAAAATATGCTCGATAAAAAAACAACTTATGCTGATCTTAGCCAGATCTTCGAGTTTGGCTGGGATGAATTTAACCTGTTGAATAAAGAACAGAGCATTATCTGGATGCACCTGCTGCCCGAAATCCAGCAGAAAAGAAACGATATCGATTTTGTATCAAAGGTACTAACCGCGTTGTTTAACCTTCCTATTGCCATTGTTGATGCTACAGCAAATATTGCCCCGGTAAAAATTGCTGAAGAAATGCAGATGCAGCTTGGCGCAAGCGCATTGGGTATTGATACCATTATAGGCGACAGCTTTACACCAGAACACGAGGCTTACAACATCAATATTGGGCCAACTTCTCCACAGGAACTGATCAAATTTATTCCCGGGCAAAAAAACAGGGCCATTATGGATATGGCCATTAGTTATTTAATGCCAGTAGATGCAGAAGTAAATGTAGAACTACTTACAGCAACCGATTATCAGGAAACGGTATTAAGTGAAAATGGCGAAAGTGCTTTTTTAGGTTATACGGTGTATATTTAA